In the genome of Desulfofarcimen acetoxidans DSM 771, one region contains:
- a CDS encoding ABC transporter ATP-binding protein, translating into MSDKVREKVVYARYLVKSYDGFEAVKGVNMEVYRGNCLGLLGPNGAGKTSIVKMICGFSPVTSGKLEVFGENIMSRGRSIKGRIGVVPQEDNLDQELTVRQNLIVYASYFRMKKALALKRSDEILEFMDLTEKSREVVDNLSGGLKRRLTIGRALINNPELLILDEPTTGLDPYARHLVWQRLRKLKEAGTTILLTTHYLEEAEQLCDMLVVIYRGKVLEQGTPQELVDRHVGQEVLELGIASEHYDSLLNGCEEMVKGSQTLGDDVLLFTNHGRELSRLVSQKAAELGLTINYRRLRASNLEDVFLKLTGESLDEESSGNLQ; encoded by the coding sequence ATGAGTGATAAAGTCAGAGAAAAAGTAGTTTATGCCAGGTATTTGGTAAAGTCTTATGATGGTTTTGAAGCAGTGAAGGGTGTCAATATGGAAGTATACCGAGGCAATTGCTTGGGTCTGCTGGGTCCTAACGGTGCAGGGAAAACATCTATAGTAAAAATGATTTGCGGTTTTTCCCCGGTTACTTCAGGCAAACTCGAAGTATTTGGGGAAAATATTATGTCAAGAGGCAGGAGCATTAAGGGGAGAATCGGTGTGGTGCCGCAGGAAGATAACCTGGATCAGGAGCTGACTGTGCGCCAAAATCTGATTGTTTATGCCAGTTATTTTAGGATGAAAAAGGCACTGGCACTCAAGCGCTCAGACGAGATACTGGAGTTTATGGATTTAACTGAAAAATCCCGTGAGGTCGTAGATAACCTTTCCGGAGGTTTAAAGCGGCGTTTGACTATAGGGAGGGCGCTGATCAACAATCCGGAGCTATTAATTCTGGATGAACCAACTACTGGATTAGATCCTTATGCCCGTCACCTGGTTTGGCAGCGCTTAAGAAAACTAAAGGAAGCCGGTACAACCATACTTTTGACGACACACTATTTAGAAGAGGCTGAGCAGCTTTGTGACATGCTTGTAGTAATTTATAGGGGTAAAGTCTTGGAGCAAGGTACGCCGCAGGAACTGGTAGACCGGCATGTTGGTCAAGAGGTTTTAGAGTTAGGAATTGCTTCAGAGCATTATGATTCTCTTTTAAATGGCTGCGAAGAAATGGTTAAAGGCAGTCAGACATTGGGTGACGATGTGCTTCTCTTTACTAATCACGGTCGGGAATTATCCCGGTTGGTTTCTCAAAAAGCTGCTGAACTCGGATTGACCATTAATTACCGAAGACTCAGAGCCAGTAATTTAGAGGATGTATTTTTGAAGCTGACGGGTGAGAGTTTGGATGAAGAATCCTCCGGTAATCTTCAGTGA